A single window of Callithrix jacchus isolate 240 chromosome 6, calJac240_pri, whole genome shotgun sequence DNA harbors:
- the CMKLR2 gene encoding chemerin-like receptor 2: MGDIEETLFEEFENYSYELDYYSLESDLEEKVELGVVHWVSLVLYCLAFVLGIPGNAIVIWFTGFKWKKSVTTLWFLNLAIADFIFLLFLPLYISYVAMNFHWPFGIWLCKANSFIAQLNMFASVFFLTVISLDHYIHLIHPVLCHRHRTLNNSLIVIIFIWLLASLIGGPALYFRETVEFRNHTLCYNNFQKHDPDLTLIRHHVLTWAKFIFGYLFPLLTMSIFYLCLIFKVKKRSILISSKHFWTILAVVVAFVVCWTPYHLFSIWELTIHHNSYSHYVLQAGIPLSTGLAFLNSCLNPILYVLISKKFQARFRASVAEILKYTLWEVSCSGTVSEQLRNSETKNLCLLETAQ, encoded by the coding sequence ATGGGAGATATAGAGGAAACATTATTTGAAGAATTTGAGAACTATTCCTATGAACTAGACTATTACTCTCTGGAGTCTGATTTGGAGGAGAAAGTTGAGTTGGGAGTTGTTCACTGGGTCTCCCTGGTGTTATATTGTTTAGCTTTTGTACTGGGTATTCCAGGAAATGCCATTGTCATTTGGTTCACGGGGTTCAAGTGGAAGAAGTCAGTCACTACTCTGTGGTTTCTTAATCTAGCCATTGcggatttcatttttcttctcttcctgcccCTGTACATTTCCTATGTGGCCATGAATTTCCACTGGCCCTTTGGCATCTGGCTGTGCAAAGCCAATTCCTTCATTGCCCAGTTGAACATGTTTGCCAGTGTTTTCTTCCTGACGGTGATCAGCCTGGACCACTATATCCACTTGATCCATCCTGTCTTGTGTCATCGGCATCGAACCCTCAACAACTCTCTGATTGTCATTATATTCATCTGGCTTTTGGCCTCTCTAATTGGTGGTCCTGCCCTATACTTCCGGGAAACTGTGGAGTTCCGTAACCATACTCTTTGCTATAACAATTTTCAGAAGCATGATCCTGACCTCACTTTGATAAGACACCATGTTCTGACCTGGGCGAAATTTATCTTTGGCTATCTCTTCCCTTTGCTAACAATGAGTATTTTCTACTTGTGTCTCATCTTCAAAGTGAAGAAGCGAAGCATCCTGATCTCCAGTAAGCATTTCTGGACAATTCTGGCTGTGGTTGTGGCCTTTGTGGTTTGCTGGACTCCCTATCACCTGTTTAGCATTTGGGAGCTCACCATTCACCACAATAGCTATTCCCACTATGTGCTGCAGGCTGGAATCCCCCTCTCCACTGGTTTGGCATTCCTCAATAGTTGCTTGAACCCCATCCTTTATGTCCTAATTAGTAAAAAGTTCCAAGCTCGCTTCCGGGCCTCGGTTGCTGAGATACTCAAGTATACCCTGTGGGAAGTCAGCTGCTCTGGCACAGTGAGTGAACAGCTCAGGAACTCAGAAACGAAGAATCTGTGTCTCCTGGAAACAGCCCAATAA